TGAGTCCCAGGTCTAGTTGAAATTCAGGTGGTGCCGCGGTACTAGAGTGTGAATCTCTGACCGGATCTCCACTCGTTCCCGAGGACACCACCTTCGTCTCACGTGTAACTTTACTCAATGATTCGCTAATGGCTGGGACCCAAGAAAGGCAGATGCCGATCTTCGGAAGCACGGCGTTAGCTTTGAAGAAGCGGCCACCGCCTTTGGCGATCCGCTATCGCTCACGACGACGGATCCAGACCATTAGTTAATCGAGCACTGAGAGGAGTGATAAAGTCGAGGTCCAAGCGACGCACCGCATAACACATGTGAGTTCCGGGGTTCGCCTTGAACGAATGAAGGTGTGGCTTGGGCACTCCGATATCATCCAAACAGAAGTGTACGCCCGATTCGCCCCTGACGACGATTTCGATGCCCCGTTGGTACGCAGCGGCGGCACAACTATCAGGCTCGGTGGCGCCATCTGTTGCCGCATAGAAAAAAACACCCTGACCGGGTGCCTGTTTGACGGCTTGCGACGCATTTATCCCGCAGTCTTTGACGTGAAATAAGCTGGAAGAATTCCCAAACCGCTAACATCTTCTCAAATAACAACTTACCAGAGGCGCCGGTCGGAATCGAACCGACGAATAGCAGATTTGCAGTCTGCCGCCTTACCACTTGGCCACGGCGCCGTGAATCGCAACTTACCCTTCCCCAATACCCCGTTCAAGCGCAAGTCTTGCGTCCCCCATCACCCGTGCCGACACGTCTGTCAGGACCCGAGCGCTGCCGCCGCAAATTTCTCCGCTTCTTTCCCGGCGGGTTTGCAGACGAGACCTACATCGACTGGGAACGCAGCTACAAGCAGAAAGCGCACGAAAGATGGGCTCAGGAGCTTGACCGGGAGGAATTCAGCTCGCTCCTCAGTAACAAGGAATTTTCGGAGATAGCGAAACGCGCGGTCGCAATCGAGTCCCGGACAAACCTGCTCTTCTCATTCGAAAAAATTGCGCTGCGGGACGCTGTCAAATCACCCGATGGCGCCAGGGCGTTCGCCCAGGGCCTGTACACTTTCCTTCACGCCACTGGCGATCCGCAATTGAGATTTGAGCAATGGGTCGCGGCCGTCGCCGATCTGCCGCGCGTCCAGACGCGGGTTCTGACTTGGCCGGTGACCACTGTTTTCGGGTTCATCGCTCAACCGGAAGCCCACATCTTTCTCAAGCCGATGGTAACCAAAGCCGCAGCCGCAGCCTACGGCTTTGATTTCAGTTATCGCTCGAGACCCAACTGGGAGACCTATAGCAGCCTCCTCGATTTCGCGGCTACAGTAGGCAGGGACATGCGCGACCTGCATCCAAAGGACATGATTGACACTCAGGGGTTCATCTGGGTACAGGGCTCCGACGAATACGACTGACTCGATGACAGACAAAATTGATATCGTGATGGCGACGGAAGACGATCTCCCGCTGATCCTCAACTTCATTCGGAACCTTGCTGAGTACGAGCGAATGCGCGACATGTGTGTCGCTTCGATTCAAACGCTTCGTGCAACGCTGTTCACCTCGCCACCGGCCGCCGAGGTGATCATCGCCAGCCTGCATGGCAAGCCTGTTGGCTTCGCGCTCTTTTTTCACAACTACTCGACGTTCCTCGCGCAGCGCGGAATTTTTCTTGAAGACCTTTACGTGAATCCCGAAGGCCGCGGGAAAGGGGTGGGCCGTGCCCTGCTGGCGAAACTCGCGGAACTGGCGATCGAGCGCGATTGCGGCCGCCTCGAGTGGGTCGTGTTGAACTGGAACGACCTCGCAATCGGATTCTACAAGAGCATCGGCGCCGAACAGATGAGCGAATGGTCGACTTACCGCATTACCGGCGATTCGCTTACCGAACTCGCGTCCGGCGCCCGCTAGTCACGCGGTAAACCAGCGGTCCAAGCGCGGCCGCTCCCAGCGCTCCAGCGATTGCCGGCGCCCCATACTCACCGTCTGTCAGCTCTATACCCGTCACCAGCAGCAGCACCATTACCGGAAGCGATGCCAGGACGATGACTCCACCGGTGCCGAGCGGAATGCGGAACGCCCCGCGCAAC
This sequence is a window from Gemmatimonadaceae bacterium. Protein-coding genes within it:
- a CDS encoding GNAT family N-acetyltransferase — its product is MTDKIDIVMATEDDLPLILNFIRNLAEYERMRDMCVASIQTLRATLFTSPPAAEVIIASLHGKPVGFALFFHNYSTFLAQRGIFLEDLYVNPEGRGKGVGRALLAKLAELAIERDCGRLEWVVLNWNDLAIGFYKSIGAEQMSEWSTYRITGDSLTELASGAR